Proteins found in one Aquibium microcysteis genomic segment:
- a CDS encoding DMT family transporter, with translation MQRAAYLLLLMTTIFWGGNAVAGKMAVGHVSPMLFVVLRWAVAFGLLYTIGHRQLRSDWGVVRPRLAYLSAMGFFGFAAFNMSLYGAFLYTSAVNGSIEHAGIPMVIFALNFLLFRQRVFAGQILGFLLTFVGVVLTAAHGDLGGLLRLDLNRGDALVLVAVLVYAGYTVFLRYRPAIHWQSYMIALAAAACLTSVPFAIAEYASGAMIWPDATGWACIAYTALFPSLLSQVFYMRGVEMIGANRAGLFINLVPIFGTLLSLMVLGERLHGYHVAAMVLAFAGIGLAEWSGRRRAAGDAG, from the coding sequence ATGCAACGAGCGGCCTATCTCCTGCTCCTGATGACGACGATATTCTGGGGTGGCAACGCCGTGGCCGGGAAGATGGCGGTCGGGCACGTGTCGCCGATGCTGTTCGTGGTTCTGCGGTGGGCGGTGGCATTCGGGCTGCTCTACACGATCGGCCACCGGCAGCTGCGCTCCGACTGGGGGGTGGTCAGGCCGCGGCTGGCCTATCTCTCGGCGATGGGCTTCTTCGGCTTCGCAGCGTTCAACATGTCTCTCTACGGAGCCTTTCTCTACACCTCCGCGGTCAACGGCAGCATCGAGCACGCCGGCATCCCGATGGTGATCTTCGCGCTGAACTTCCTGCTCTTCCGGCAGCGCGTCTTCGCCGGCCAGATCCTCGGCTTTCTGCTCACCTTCGTCGGCGTCGTGCTGACGGCCGCGCATGGCGATCTCGGGGGGCTCCTGCGGCTCGACCTCAACCGTGGCGACGCGCTGGTCCTGGTCGCCGTGCTCGTCTATGCCGGCTATACCGTCTTCCTGCGCTACCGGCCGGCGATCCACTGGCAGAGCTACATGATCGCTCTGGCGGCGGCGGCCTGTCTCACCTCGGTGCCCTTCGCCATCGCCGAATACGCTTCAGGCGCCATGATCTGGCCCGATGCGACCGGCTGGGCCTGCATCGCCTACACCGCCCTCTTTCCCTCGCTTCTGTCGCAGGTCTTCTACATGCGCGGCGTGGAGATGATCGGCGCGAACCGCGCGGGGCTGTTCATCAACCTCGTGCCGATCTTCGGAACGCTTTTGTCGCTCATGGTGCTGGGCGAGAGGCTGCACGGCTACCACGTGGCAGCGATGGTGCTGGCCTTCGCCGGCATCGGGCTGGCGGAATGGAGCGGTCGCCGCAGGGCGGCCGGCGACGCGGGCTAG
- a CDS encoding EAL domain-containing protein — translation MTKQERIGRCEGCRNGESLPFGIAMAFQPIVRATDGSIFAYEALVRGEQGQGAGAVLAQVNDANRYAFDQACRRTAISSAASLGLADLGARLSINFMPNAVYKAEACIRLTLDTARETGFPLSSIIFEFTENEMIRDTGHVKDIVRAYQSYGFLTAIDDFGAGYAGLGLLANFQTDIVKLDMDLIRNIDADRARRAIVRGIVVMAKDLGITLVAEGIETAGEHAALCDLGIEHLQGYVIARPGFMSLPVPSPVRLAA, via the coding sequence GTGACGAAGCAGGAACGAATCGGCCGCTGCGAAGGCTGCCGCAATGGCGAGAGCCTCCCCTTCGGGATCGCCATGGCGTTCCAGCCGATCGTGCGGGCGACCGACGGCAGCATCTTCGCCTATGAAGCGCTCGTGCGCGGCGAGCAGGGGCAGGGCGCCGGAGCCGTGCTGGCACAGGTCAACGACGCGAACCGCTACGCCTTCGATCAGGCCTGCCGCCGAACCGCGATCAGCAGTGCGGCTTCGCTCGGGCTCGCAGACCTCGGCGCCCGGCTGTCGATCAACTTCATGCCGAACGCCGTCTACAAGGCCGAAGCCTGCATCCGGCTGACGCTCGATACGGCCCGGGAGACCGGTTTTCCGCTGTCCAGCATCATCTTCGAATTCACCGAGAACGAGATGATCCGCGACACCGGCCACGTGAAGGATATCGTGCGGGCCTATCAGTCCTACGGGTTCCTCACGGCGATCGACGATTTCGGCGCCGGCTACGCCGGTCTCGGCCTGCTCGCGAATTTCCAGACCGACATCGTCAAGCTGGACATGGACCTCATTCGCAACATCGATGCGGATCGCGCGCGGCGCGCCATCGTGCGCGGGATCGTGGTGATGGCGAAGGATCTCGGCATCACGCTCGTGGCGGAGGGGATCGAGACGGCGGGCGAGCATGCCGCGCTGTGCGACCTCGGCATCGAACACCTGCAGGGCTACGTCATCGCCCGGCCCGGCTTCATGAGCCTGCCGGTGCCGAGCCCGGTCCGCCTGGCGGCCTGA
- the rpoH gene encoding RNA polymerase sigma factor RpoH codes for MAQSLPSIVSGEGGLARYLEEIRRFPMLQPQEEYMLAKRFNEHGDTAAAHKLVTSHLRLVAKIAMGYRGYGLPIGEVVSEGNVGLMQAVKKFEPDRGFRLATYAMWWIKASIQEYILRSWSLVKMGTTANQKRLFFNLRKVKGKIQALEEGDLKPEQITEIATRLNVSEEEVVSMNRRLSGDASLNAPIRATEGESGEWQDWLVDDSQSQEEMLVEQDELENRRGMLSGALDVLNERERRIFEARRLSEDPLTLEELSSEFDISRERVRQIEVRAFEKVQEAVKAAARRQAQALRTIEAGADA; via the coding sequence ATGGCCCAGTCATTGCCCAGCATCGTTTCCGGAGAAGGCGGCCTCGCCCGCTATCTCGAAGAAATCCGCCGCTTTCCGATGCTCCAGCCGCAGGAAGAGTACATGCTCGCCAAGCGGTTCAACGAGCACGGCGACACCGCCGCTGCTCACAAGCTGGTCACCAGCCATCTCCGCCTCGTCGCCAAGATCGCGATGGGCTATCGCGGCTATGGCCTGCCGATCGGCGAGGTGGTCTCGGAAGGCAATGTCGGCCTGATGCAGGCCGTCAAGAAGTTCGAGCCCGACAGAGGCTTCCGTCTCGCCACCTACGCGATGTGGTGGATCAAGGCTTCGATCCAGGAATATATCCTGCGGTCGTGGAGCCTGGTGAAGATGGGCACCACGGCCAACCAGAAGCGCCTGTTCTTCAACCTGCGCAAGGTGAAGGGCAAGATCCAGGCGCTGGAAGAGGGCGACCTCAAGCCCGAGCAGATCACCGAGATCGCGACGCGGCTCAACGTGTCGGAGGAAGAGGTGGTGTCGATGAACCGCCGCCTTTCCGGCGACGCGTCGCTGAACGCGCCCATCCGCGCCACCGAAGGCGAGTCCGGCGAGTGGCAGGACTGGCTCGTCGACGACAGCCAGTCGCAGGAAGAAATGCTGGTCGAGCAGGACGAGCTGGAAAACCGGCGCGGCATGCTGTCGGGAGCGCTCGACGTGCTCAACGAACGCGAGAGGCGTATCTTCGAGGCGCGGCGGCTGTCCGAAGACCCGCTGACGCTGGAGGAGCTCTCGTCCGAGTTCGACATCAGCCGCGAGCGCGTGCGCCAGATCGAGGTCCGGGCCTTCGAGAAGGTCCAGGAAGCGGTCAAGGCGGCCGCGCGCCGCCAGGCGCAGGCCCTGCGCACGATCGAGGCCGGCGCGGACGCGTGA
- a CDS encoding fimbrial protein encodes MQKPTFDHELDEQPLDPAAERVRRKLMRFVVINIGILLTAVMAVLVAVVYKSGVVSSPSERAATNAAVPSSADVPFVEGVIALPAGARVVSHALSGDRLTLHAQLPGGTTAIYHYDLAERRMLGRYVIAE; translated from the coding sequence ATGCAGAAACCGACCTTCGATCACGAACTCGACGAACAGCCGCTCGATCCGGCTGCTGAGCGGGTCCGGCGCAAGCTCATGCGCTTCGTCGTCATCAACATCGGTATCCTGCTGACCGCCGTTATGGCCGTGCTCGTCGCCGTTGTCTACAAGTCCGGCGTCGTCTCGTCGCCCAGCGAGCGCGCAGCGACCAATGCCGCGGTTCCCTCCTCCGCCGACGTGCCCTTCGTGGAAGGCGTCATCGCCCTGCCCGCCGGGGCGCGCGTCGTTTCGCACGCACTTTCCGGCGACCGGCTGACGCTCCATGCGCAACTGCCGGGCGGCACCACCGCGATCTACCACTACGATCTCGCGGAGCGCCGCATGCTCGGACGCTACGTGATCGCCGAGTGA
- a CDS encoding RluA family pseudouridine synthase has product MEGESAFVADSAAAGERLDQWLTARLGGDYSRSRVQVLIREGAVRIGGVAVTEPKRKIAGGDRVVLAVPEPEPAEPEGEDIPLTVLFEDEHLIVIDKPAGLVVHPGSGNWTGTLVNALIHHCGASLSGIGGVRRPGIVHRLDKDTSGVMVAAKTDAAHRALSDAFADHGRSGDLERAYAALVWGVPPRSAGTIDAALGRSGRDRTKRAVVSEDRDDARHAVTHFSVESRYALQGREEVAALVECRLETGRTHQIRVHMAHIGHPVIGDPEYGAAFRTKANRLPDPVKSLARDFPRQALHARLLAFRHPATGEEMTFVTPLPPDMAELVAGFEGLSGKSRI; this is encoded by the coding sequence TTGGAAGGCGAAAGCGCCTTCGTTGCCGATTCCGCTGCCGCGGGCGAGCGGCTCGACCAGTGGCTTACGGCCAGACTCGGCGGCGACTATTCGCGCAGTCGCGTCCAGGTACTGATCCGCGAGGGGGCCGTGCGCATCGGCGGCGTCGCCGTCACGGAGCCGAAGCGCAAGATCGCGGGCGGCGACCGGGTGGTTCTGGCGGTCCCCGAGCCCGAACCCGCCGAGCCCGAGGGCGAGGACATCCCGCTGACCGTGCTGTTCGAGGACGAGCACCTGATCGTCATCGACAAGCCGGCGGGGCTGGTCGTCCATCCCGGCTCCGGCAACTGGACGGGGACGCTGGTCAATGCGCTGATCCATCATTGCGGTGCGTCGCTCTCTGGCATCGGCGGCGTGCGCAGGCCGGGCATCGTGCACCGGCTCGACAAGGACACCAGCGGCGTGATGGTGGCGGCCAAGACCGATGCGGCGCACCGGGCGTTGTCGGACGCCTTCGCCGATCACGGTCGCAGCGGCGATCTCGAGCGCGCCTATGCCGCGCTGGTCTGGGGCGTGCCGCCGCGCAGCGCCGGAACGATCGATGCGGCGCTGGGCCGGTCCGGCCGGGATCGCACCAAGCGCGCGGTGGTCAGCGAGGATCGCGACGACGCCCGGCATGCCGTGACGCATTTTTCCGTGGAAAGCCGCTACGCGCTGCAAGGCAGGGAAGAGGTCGCCGCGCTCGTCGAGTGCCGGCTGGAGACGGGCCGAACGCACCAGATCCGGGTGCACATGGCCCATATCGGCCACCCGGTCATCGGCGATCCGGAATACGGGGCCGCCTTCCGCACCAAGGCGAACCGTCTGCCTGACCCGGTGAAGAGCCTCGCGCGCGACTTCCCCCGGCAAGCCCTGCATGCGCGGCTCCTGGCGTTCCGGCATCCCGCGACCGGGGAGGAGATGACGTTCGTGACCCCCTTGCCGCCGGATATGGCGGAACTCGTCGCCGGGTTCGAGGGTTTGTCTGGCAAGAGCCGGATCTGA
- a CDS encoding adenylosuccinate synthase — translation MANVVVVGSQWGDEGKGKIVDWLSERADLVVRFQGGHNAGHTLVVDGKVYKLSLLPSGVVRPGKMSVIGNGVVFDPHAFVAEMDRLKSQGVEVGPDRLKIAENTALILSLHRELDGFREDAASSSGTRIGTTRRGIGPAYEDKVGRRAIRVMDLADMDTLPGKVDRLLTHHNALRRGLGHAEVDHATAMEELRSVADKILPYMDRVWKILDDARRAGDRILFEGAQGTLLDIDHGTYPFVTSSNTVSGQAATGSGVGPGAIGYVLGITKAYTTRVGEGPFPTEQDNEVGNFLGERGHEFGTVTGRKRRCGWFDAVLVRQAVAVNGIDGIALTKLDVLDGLDEIKVCIGYRLDGEEIDYLPASQGAQARVEPIYQSLEGWKGTTRGARSWNDLPAQAVKYVRYVEELIGAPVALLSTSPEREDTILVTDPFQD, via the coding sequence ATGGCCAACGTCGTGGTCGTCGGGTCTCAGTGGGGAGACGAGGGCAAGGGCAAGATCGTCGACTGGCTGTCCGAGCGGGCCGATCTCGTCGTCCGCTTCCAGGGCGGCCACAATGCCGGCCACACCCTCGTCGTCGACGGCAAGGTCTACAAGCTGTCCCTCCTGCCGTCCGGCGTCGTCCGACCCGGCAAGATGTCGGTCATCGGCAACGGCGTGGTGTTCGATCCGCATGCCTTCGTGGCCGAAATGGACCGGCTGAAGAGCCAGGGCGTCGAGGTCGGGCCCGATCGCCTGAAAATAGCCGAAAACACGGCGTTGATACTGTCCCTGCACAGGGAGCTCGACGGTTTCCGCGAAGACGCGGCGTCCAGCTCCGGCACCAGGATCGGAACCACCCGCAGGGGTATCGGCCCGGCCTATGAGGACAAGGTCGGGCGCAGGGCAATCAGGGTCATGGATCTGGCGGACATGGACACCCTTCCGGGCAAGGTCGATCGCCTGCTCACCCATCACAACGCGCTGCGGCGCGGCCTGGGTCATGCCGAGGTCGACCACGCGACCGCGATGGAGGAACTGCGCTCGGTCGCCGACAAGATCCTGCCCTACATGGACCGCGTCTGGAAGATCCTCGACGACGCGCGCCGCGCAGGCGACCGCATCCTCTTCGAGGGCGCTCAGGGCACGCTGCTCGACATCGACCACGGCACCTATCCCTTCGTCACCTCGTCCAATACGGTCTCGGGCCAGGCGGCGACCGGCTCCGGCGTCGGCCCGGGCGCGATCGGCTACGTGCTCGGCATCACCAAGGCCTACACCACCCGCGTCGGCGAAGGCCCCTTCCCGACAGAACAGGACAACGAGGTCGGCAACTTCCTCGGCGAGCGTGGTCATGAATTCGGCACGGTGACGGGGCGCAAGCGTCGCTGCGGCTGGTTCGACGCGGTGCTGGTGCGGCAGGCGGTTGCGGTCAACGGCATCGACGGCATTGCGCTGACCAAGCTCGACGTCCTCGACGGGCTCGACGAGATCAAGGTCTGCATCGGCTATCGCCTCGACGGAGAGGAAATCGACTATCTTCCGGCGAGCCAGGGTGCCCAGGCCCGTGTCGAACCGATCTACCAGAGCCTCGAGGGCTGGAAGGGCACGACCCGCGGCGCGCGCAGCTGGAACGACCTGCCGGCACAGGCCGTGAAATACGTTCGCTACGTGGAGGAGTTGATCGGCGCGCCGGTGGCGCTGCTTTCGACCAGCCCGGAACGTGAAGACACCATACTTGTGACGGACCCGTTTCAAGATTAG
- a CDS encoding VOC family protein — protein MTARPPRRIATVAVLVADYGTAIRWYRDCLRLDLLEDVPLGGGKRWVVMGTPDGGARILLAKAEGPAQLARIGDQTGGRVFLFLETDDFDRDHAAMRAAGVAFLEEPRREAYGTVAVFEDLCGNRWDLIEPRSSF, from the coding sequence GTGACCGCCCGCCCGCCGCGCCGCATCGCCACCGTGGCGGTGCTCGTCGCCGACTACGGCACGGCCATCCGCTGGTATCGCGACTGCCTGCGCCTCGATCTGCTGGAGGACGTCCCGCTCGGCGGCGGCAAGCGCTGGGTGGTCATGGGGACGCCCGATGGCGGTGCCCGCATCCTGCTGGCGAAGGCAGAGGGTCCAGCCCAACTGGCCCGTATCGGCGACCAGACCGGCGGCCGCGTCTTCCTCTTTCTCGAGACCGACGATTTCGACCGCGACCACGCCGCGATGCGGGCCGCAGGCGTGGCCTTCCTGGAGGAGCCGCGGCGCGAGGCCTATGGGACGGTCGCCGTCTTCGAGGATCTCTGCGGCAACCGCTGGGACCTGATCGAGCCGCGCAGCTCCTTCTGA